AGGCCGCGCAGGTCGAGGGCGGGCAGGTCGAGGGCGGGCAGGTCGCTGCTCATCCCCCCAGTCTATGACGCGAGCCGAGCCCGCCGGAAGTGACCTTCGTCATGGGTACGGCGGCTATGTCTAGCTATGTCTAGGCCGGGGCCTCATTGCGCATGACGAGCTGCGGGTCACCCAACAGGGTAGGGGTAGGCAGCGTGCGCTCGCTGAGCCAGAAGGGACCGCCGAGGGGAAGAATTTCCGGCATCTCTCTGCCCAGGTCCTCGAAGGCCGACCGGATGCTCGAGCCGGTGAGCGTCCGCGCCCGGTAGTAGAGGGAGCGAGCGTGCGGGCCAGTTCCAGTTCAGCTCGGAAGCTCGCGTGCCGGCAGTGGCTGTGGCTAGCGCCCCCCTCCACCACCACCGCCCCCTCCGCCCCCGCCCCCGCTGACCGATCCGCCCGAGGACGCCGAGACGCTGCTGAGCGACTGGCTGAGGGTGCTCACCGATCGCGAGATGCCCGCGAAGTTCGTGCTGTCGAGGGAGCTGGCGCCCAGCCAGCCCGCGCGGCTGACGATAGCCCCTTCATCGAGCTTGCGCATGGGCATGGCGCGACGCAAGTTGCGCAAGAACTTTTCCGCCACACCCATCGCGGCGGCGTAACAGTAGTAGCGGTCCCAGAGCACGAAGAAATCGTCGGGCGCATCCTTCATACGGGTGTAGTCCGAGAGGGTGCGTTTAAAGCCCTGCCAGCCGTACGCCTCCCTGGCCACTTCAGGGCGCCACGACGGCATAATCAAGGCGATGACGATAAAGAGCACCGGGCAGAGGACAGCGCAGGCGATAAGCAGGTAACGCGGCAGTCCCAAGGTGAGGGCCGCACCGATCACGAAGAGAACGAGGAACAGCGCGGTTACCCCCATCCAGACGTAAGTGGCGCGCCTGCTCTCAGGCGTGGTGAGTGGGCCACCCAAACGCTTCTCCAGCCAGGTGCGAGGCTTCTTGCCCCAGGCTTGTAAAAAGCTGCTGCCGTGCTTCTCCGAGTACTTCTTGAGGGTGTCAGACTCCAGCCTGTCTTGCGCACCCCCACTAGCGGCTGCCTTCTTGAGGTAGTCGAGCACCTCGCGCTCGAAGGGCTCGAGCTCGTAGTCGTCCTTCTCCAGGTTGAGGCTCATCTCGAACTTGCGCCCTTTAGGCTCAAAGGCGCCGTAGCCGCGCCTAGCGAGGTCCATGATGGTTGCTTTAAAGGCAGGACCGCTGGGAACGCTCGAGCTGAGCTGATGACCAAAGGCGGTGACGGCTGCGGGCGGAAGGTCACTTGGTGGCTCGAAGGGATAGTGCATGGTGGAACCCACGTCTGGCTCGCGGCCGTAACGCAGGTAAGCGCGGGTGACCCCCAGGACGAGCAATATCAGCAAAACAAGACCCACTGCGCCCCACCAGGGCGAGCGCCTGGCGGCGTCGAGGCCAGCGATGCGTGCCTCATCACGCAGAAGGCGCTCGAGCCCAGGTTGACTTCCTTGCACGGTAAAGAGCGCCGGGTCCATAAGGTAGCGAATCTCCACACCGTCCGAACCGGGGACGCGGTCGAACTCGACCCCAAGGCGGGAGCGGTCTGTGGAGAGAGAAACACGTGGGCTTTCGGGGTTGCCGTAGCGGTGGACGAACGCGTCGTAAGGTGCTGCCATGGGTCCGGGAGCGAGGACCTCGAGGCTGTAGCCAGCTACCGTGACGTCCTCTCGGCCCACCATGTTCCAGTACCACTGCACCACATCGCTGTAGGCGTCGAGCGAGCCGCTCAGGCGGTAGTAAAAGCGCACCCGCCTCTCGGAGATGCGCTCTTCCTGGCGCACCACCAGTTCCTGCCCGCCTGGGGTGGCCTGCTGGTAGGCTTCGGCGGACGGGCCCGGGCCGACAGCGCCCGAACCTTCCAGGAGTTCCACCCTCTGCCCGGGTGCGAGCCTGATTTCGATGTAAGCCTCGCCGAAGTCCTCATCGGTCCAAAGTGTCCGCACGTCGTCGACGATAACCTCGCCGCTCGCTAGGAGTTCGACGCGTTGCTCGACATTGCGCCACTCATAACGCTGCGCGGTGGCGAACGACAACAGGACCACAAGGAGGGCGAGTACTCTCGGCGAGGGCGGCTTAAGGATACTTAGGGCAAGCGAGCTGCGCAACCAAGGCATACCCGCATTCTATGGCGCGTTCATCAGCAGGGTAGCACCCCAGGGAACCATGGTTGAAAGCAACCGTCTCAAAAGTCAAGCCCCTTGGATGGTTGGATGAAGCATCGGCTTGCCGGGAGGTATTAGGGCTAGACTGCTCGAGTGAACACGCTCAGCGGCCGACTGCTCATCCCCCACGGCCTCCAAACCGGCAGCCTGACCTTTTCGGATACCATCCAGACCTTGAGCCCCGGCAGGGGCCAAGGGCCCTACATCCTCCCCGGCTTCATCGACAGCCACGTCCACGGCGGCGGTGGCGGCGACGTCGTGGACGGCGCGGCGGGCGTCCGCACCCTCGCACGGTTTCATCTGGGGCACGGCACCACCACCCTCTACCCCACCACCATCACCAAGCCCTGGGAGGAGATTTTGAGGGTGCTCGGGGAGGCTCG
This region of Deinococcota bacterium genomic DNA includes:
- a CDS encoding DUF2207 domain-containing protein encodes the protein MVLLSFATAQRYEWRNVEQRVELLASGEVIVDDVRTLWTDEDFGEAYIEIRLAPGQRVELLEGSGAVGPGPSAEAYQQATPGGQELVVRQEERISERRVRFYYRLSGSLDAYSDVVQWYWNMVGREDVTVAGYSLEVLAPGPMAAPYDAFVHRYGNPESPRVSLSTDRSRLGVEFDRVPGSDGVEIRYLMDPALFTVQGSQPGLERLLRDEARIAGLDAARRSPWWGAVGLVLLILLVLGVTRAYLRYGREPDVGSTMHYPFEPPSDLPPAAVTAFGHQLSSSVPSGPAFKATIMDLARRGYGAFEPKGRKFEMSLNLEKDDYELEPFEREVLDYLKKAAASGGAQDRLESDTLKKYSEKHGSSFLQAWGKKPRTWLEKRLGGPLTTPESRRATYVWMGVTALFLVLFVIGAALTLGLPRYLLIACAVLCPVLFIVIALIMPSWRPEVAREAYGWQGFKRTLSDYTRMKDAPDDFFVLWDRYYCYAAAMGVAEKFLRNLRRAMPMRKLDEGAIVSRAGWLGASSLDSTNFAGISRSVSTLSQSLSSVSASSGGSVSGGGGGGGGGGGGGR